Proteins encoded by one window of Massilia sp. NR 4-1:
- the phnE gene encoding phosphonate ABC transporter, permease protein PhnE: MPLAPPMHWSGPLLGLALMALVIASFASLPLKWRDFFSADAVRSAAEFLAGFAPPETGSGFLRKTALATGETLAMSALGTLLAVAGGMLLALPGAGRFGRAARAAVRVLLNVLRSVPELVWASILLIAAGLGPFAGTLALAAHTAGVLGRLFADALENAAPLPEQSLRANGAPPLAAFFYATLPQTLPQMLSYTLYRWENNIRAAAILGVVGAGGLGQMLKYHLSLFQMQKAATVILAMLLLVALVDALSFTLRRALTR, from the coding sequence ATGCCGCTTGCGCCGCCCATGCACTGGTCCGGTCCCTTACTGGGCCTGGCACTCATGGCACTGGTGATTGCCAGCTTCGCCAGCCTGCCGTTGAAATGGCGCGACTTCTTCAGCGCCGATGCGGTGCGCAGCGCGGCCGAATTCCTGGCCGGCTTTGCGCCGCCCGAAACGGGAAGCGGCTTCCTGCGCAAGACCGCGCTGGCGACCGGAGAAACCCTGGCCATGTCGGCGCTCGGTACCCTGCTGGCCGTGGCGGGCGGCATGCTGCTGGCTCTGCCCGGCGCGGGACGCTTCGGCCGCGCCGCGCGCGCCGCGGTGCGCGTGCTGCTCAATGTATTGCGCTCGGTGCCGGAGCTGGTGTGGGCCTCCATCCTGCTGATCGCCGCCGGCCTTGGCCCCTTTGCCGGCACGCTTGCGCTGGCCGCGCACACGGCCGGCGTGCTAGGACGCCTGTTCGCCGATGCGCTGGAAAACGCCGCGCCGCTACCGGAGCAAAGCCTGCGCGCCAACGGTGCGCCGCCGCTGGCCGCCTTCTTCTACGCCACGCTGCCGCAAACGCTACCGCAGATGCTGTCCTACACCCTGTACCGCTGGGAAAACAATATCCGCGCCGCCGCCATCCTGGGCGTGGTGGGCGCGGGCGGCCTGGGGCAGATGCTGAAGTATCATCTCTCGCTGTTCCAGATGCAGAAGGCGGCGACGGTGATCCTGGCCATGCTGCTGCTGGTGGCCCTGGTCGATGCCCTCAGCTTCACGCTGCGGCGCGCCTTGACGCGCTGA
- a CDS encoding ABC transporter ATP-binding protein yields MLELRKLYKSYANGHPVLSGLSYRFRAGEFVAIMGESGVGKSTLLNLIAGLDHPDAGPGTPILVDGVAMAALDDDAATKLRRERMGFIFQAFHVLPHLSLLQNVALPLLLNGMPQQRAADMLAAVGLAGREHDYPQQLSGGEMQRVAIARALVHRPALVLADEPTGNLDPDTADAILRLLQREIKASGACAIMVTHSHAAAAMADRTLILTKEGLQETTSVNALAQ; encoded by the coding sequence ATGCTCGAATTACGTAAACTGTATAAATCGTATGCCAACGGCCATCCCGTGCTGTCCGGCCTGTCCTACCGTTTCCGCGCCGGCGAATTCGTCGCCATCATGGGCGAATCGGGCGTCGGCAAATCAACGCTGCTCAACCTGATCGCAGGCCTCGACCATCCGGATGCCGGCCCCGGCACGCCCATCCTGGTCGACGGCGTCGCCATGGCCGCGCTGGATGACGATGCCGCAACGAAACTGCGGCGCGAGCGCATGGGCTTTATCTTCCAGGCCTTCCACGTGCTGCCGCATTTGAGCTTGCTGCAAAACGTCGCGCTGCCGTTATTGCTCAACGGCATGCCGCAACAGCGCGCGGCGGACATGCTGGCGGCCGTTGGCCTGGCGGGCCGCGAACATGATTATCCGCAACAACTTTCCGGTGGGGAAATGCAGCGCGTGGCGATCGCGCGCGCCCTGGTGCACCGGCCCGCGCTGGTGCTGGCCGACGAGCCCACCGGCAACCTCGATCCCGACACCGCCGACGCCATCCTGCGGCTGTTACAAAGGGAAATAAAAGCCAGCGGCGCCTGTGCCATCATGGTCACGCACTCGCATGCGGCGGCCGCGATGGCCGACCGCACCTTGATCCTGACGAAGGAGGGCTTACAAGAAACAACATCTGTCAACGCGCTAGCTCAATAA
- a CDS encoding efflux RND transporter periplasmic adaptor subunit: protein MKLLFALSALSLALLPLTGCDSSQDKAAMAKAAGTPVSAALVVQRDIVETQEFPGRLEAIERVAIRPRVSGYITSVHFTPGSLVKKGDVLFTIDARPYQAQLNKAEADAHSARARADLAKVELERAERLLADRAIAQREFDERASSQKELDATARAAQAATEAARLNMAYTKVLAPIGGRVSKAEITVGNLVDGNAVLTSVVSTDKIYASFEGDEDTYLRVAGLKRAGAPVPVHIALNNEQGYPHAGELDFIDNRLDTNTGSVRMRAVLKNAERNLVPGLFVRVQVATGNGRQQATRAVLVNERAIGTDLNRKFVFIVNRDGKAEYRAVTLGAQAGGGLRIVQSGLQPDDKVILDGLQHIRPGAALSVQTIAMDSAIPTQGKTPSHDKNG from the coding sequence ATGAAACTGCTGTTCGCTCTGAGCGCCCTCAGTCTGGCCCTGCTGCCGCTGACAGGCTGCGATTCATCCCAGGATAAGGCGGCTATGGCCAAGGCAGCCGGCACGCCGGTCTCGGCGGCGCTGGTCGTGCAAAGGGACATCGTCGAAACCCAGGAATTTCCGGGCCGGCTGGAAGCCATCGAGCGTGTCGCAATCCGGCCGCGCGTGAGCGGCTACATCACCAGCGTGCACTTCACGCCGGGCAGCCTGGTCAAGAAAGGCGATGTGTTGTTTACCATCGACGCCCGCCCCTACCAGGCCCAGCTGAACAAGGCCGAAGCCGACGCCCACTCGGCGCGTGCCCGCGCCGACCTGGCCAAGGTCGAATTGGAACGCGCCGAACGGCTGCTGGCCGACCGCGCCATCGCCCAGCGCGAATTCGATGAGCGCGCCTCCAGCCAGAAAGAATTGGACGCCACCGCGCGCGCGGCCCAGGCCGCCACAGAAGCGGCGCGCCTGAATATGGCTTACACCAAGGTGCTGGCGCCGATCGGCGGGCGCGTCAGCAAGGCCGAAATCACGGTCGGCAATCTGGTCGACGGCAATGCCGTGCTGACTTCGGTCGTCTCCACCGACAAGATCTACGCCAGCTTCGAAGGCGATGAGGACACGTATCTGCGCGTGGCCGGGCTGAAGCGGGCCGGCGCGCCGGTGCCGGTGCACATCGCCCTCAACAACGAACAAGGCTATCCGCATGCAGGCGAACTCGACTTCATCGACAACCGCCTCGACACCAACACCGGCAGCGTGCGCATGCGCGCCGTGCTGAAAAATGCCGAGCGCAATCTTGTGCCCGGCCTCTTCGTGCGCGTCCAGGTCGCCACCGGCAATGGCCGCCAGCAAGCCACCCGCGCCGTGCTGGTGAACGAGCGCGCCATCGGCACCGACCTCAACCGCAAATTCGTCTTCATCGTCAACCGCGACGGCAAGGCCGAATACCGCGCCGTCACGCTCGGCGCGCAAGCCGGCGGCGGCCTGCGCATCGTGCAAAGCGGCCTCCAGCCCGACGACAAAGTCATCCTCGACGGCCTGCAGCACATCCGCCCCGGCGCCGCCCTGAGCGTCCAGACCATCGCCATGGACAGCGCCATCCCCACCCAAGGCAAAACCCCCAGCCACGACAAAAACGGCTAA
- a CDS encoding TetR/AcrR family transcriptional regulator: MARLIAEKADIVPLLAEVFRQYGFEGASLARIGEGTRLGKGSIYHFFPGGKEEMADAVLAEIDAWFRDNIFTPLAESAEPRAGIARMFADVERYFDSGQRICLLGVFALGSERDRFAARVQGYFAAWIAALDAALQRGGHTAAEAGELAAETVAGIQGALVLSRALQTPASFSAALQRLQRRL; the protein is encoded by the coding sequence ATGGCGCGACTCATCGCAGAAAAAGCCGACATCGTGCCGTTGCTGGCGGAAGTGTTCCGCCAGTACGGCTTTGAAGGCGCCAGCCTGGCGCGCATTGGCGAAGGCACCAGGCTGGGCAAGGGCAGCATCTACCACTTCTTCCCCGGCGGCAAGGAGGAAATGGCCGATGCCGTGTTGGCCGAGATCGATGCCTGGTTCCGCGACAATATCTTCACCCCGCTGGCCGAAAGTGCCGAGCCGCGCGCCGGCATCGCCCGCATGTTCGCGGATGTCGAACGCTATTTCGACTCCGGCCAGCGCATTTGCCTGCTCGGCGTCTTCGCCCTCGGTAGCGAGCGCGACCGCTTCGCCGCCCGCGTGCAAGGCTACTTCGCCGCCTGGATCGCGGCCCTCGATGCCGCCCTGCAGCGCGGCGGCCACACTGCCGCCGAAGCCGGCGAACTCGCCGCAGAAACCGTCGCCGGCATCCAGGGCGCACTGGTGCTGTCGCGCGCCCTGCAAACCCCGGCCAGCTTCAGCGCCGCCCTCCAGCGCCTCCAGCGCCGCCTTTGA
- a CDS encoding nuclear transport factor 2 family protein produces the protein MSIRPPLPPFTRESAIEKVRLAENGWNTRDPEKIALAYTEDSWWRNRGEFAQGRTAIVALLKRKWTRELDYRLIKELWAYDGARIAVRFAYEYHDDSGQWFRAYGNENWEFDEQGLMHHRHASINEHPIQASERKFFWDASGPRPDDHPGLSALGF, from the coding sequence ATGTCTATCCGTCCTCCGCTGCCGCCCTTCACCCGCGAAAGCGCCATCGAAAAAGTCCGCCTGGCCGAAAACGGCTGGAACACGCGCGACCCGGAGAAGATCGCGCTCGCCTATACCGAAGACAGCTGGTGGCGCAACCGCGGCGAATTCGCCCAGGGGCGTACCGCCATCGTCGCCCTGCTCAAGCGCAAGTGGACGCGCGAACTGGACTATCGCCTGATCAAGGAGTTATGGGCTTACGACGGCGCCCGCATTGCGGTTCGCTTCGCCTACGAATACCATGACGACTCGGGCCAGTGGTTCCGCGCCTACGGCAACGAAAACTGGGAATTCGACGAGCAGGGCTTGATGCACCACCGCCACGCCAGCATCAACGAACACCCGATCCAGGCCAGTGAACGCAAGTTCTTCTGGGACGCCAGCGGGCCGCGACCGGACGACCATCCGGGCTTGAGCGCGCTGGGCTTTTAA
- a CDS encoding GNAT family N-acetyltransferase translates to MQHTIVQAETRASAGRLVLSMASTPEELREVQRLRYKVFIESMGLNSLASDDGLDSDEFDEFCDHLIVRESDSLKVVGTYRLLNPTRARKLGRLYSEGEFDLGRLNNLRGRMLEAGRACIHPDYRGGSVIMLLWSGLAEYMRRQQCDYLIGCASISLADGGHNAVAVYQQLREKHMAPPEYRVTPHLPFPYQKLDPAPAVQVPALLKGYMRSGAWICGDPAWDPDFESADLFLLMPLANLDARYARHYNVGEPALASAA, encoded by the coding sequence ATGCAACATACTATCGTACAAGCGGAAACCCGGGCGTCGGCTGGCCGTCTGGTGCTGAGCATGGCCAGCACGCCCGAGGAACTGCGCGAAGTGCAGCGCCTGCGCTACAAGGTGTTCATCGAGTCAATGGGCCTTAACTCGCTGGCCAGCGACGATGGCCTGGACAGCGACGAATTCGATGAATTCTGCGATCACCTGATCGTGCGCGAATCCGACAGCCTGAAGGTGGTCGGTACTTACCGCCTGCTCAATCCCACCCGTGCCCGCAAGCTGGGCCGTCTGTATTCCGAAGGCGAATTCGACCTGGGACGCCTGAATAATCTGCGCGGCCGCATGCTCGAAGCGGGCCGTGCCTGCATCCACCCGGATTACCGCGGCGGCAGCGTGATCATGCTGCTGTGGTCGGGCCTGGCCGAGTATATGCGCCGCCAGCAATGCGACTACCTGATCGGCTGCGCCAGCATCAGCCTGGCCGATGGCGGTCACAATGCCGTCGCCGTCTACCAGCAGCTGCGCGAAAAACATATGGCGCCGCCCGAGTACCGCGTCACGCCGCATCTGCCTTTCCCTTACCAGAAGCTGGATCCGGCGCCGGCGGTGCAGGTGCCGGCCCTGCTGAAAGGCTATATGCGCTCGGGCGCCTGGATCTGCGGTGATCCGGCCTGGGATCCGGATTTCGAAAGCGCCGACCTGTTCTTGCTGATGCCGCTGGCCAATCTCGATGCCCGCTATGCGCGCCACTACAATGTGGGCGAACCGGCGCTGGCCAGCGCGGCCTGA
- a CDS encoding Ppx/GppA phosphatase family protein, which produces MYAAVDLGSNSFRLHIGKHDGDAIRVLKSMREPIRLAAGLDAAGNLSEAAIQRAIACLKTFRLALAAYELDAVRVVATSTMRQARNVASFLPQAEEAIGYPIEIISGEEEGRLIYMGVANSLAQPNERRLVVDIGGGSTELILGRGADIERVESFSVGSVKQSLSFFVGGRVDAASFEAAILSARSHFEDGAPPYHPQFWKRAYGSSGTIRAIAEIIEKNGLGKGDLSAPSLEALKKRFIEFGHVSKIDMPGLRPDRAGTIIGGLAILIAIVHELGINQMQSIEAGLRMGVMWDLYLRSTRRDRREQSVRLFMERFHVDQARAERVASDAVTLYEQMKPGAENYSQHLFWSALLHECGVVVSQTGSHKHASYLVENADLPGFTTREQKAMSRLLLAQKGNLRKVSELLGESDFAKAVVALRLAILFMHSRIELDFKGIKLRMKNRIELELRREWVAEHPTVAYWMEKEQEFWDEVGVDLSVRAIA; this is translated from the coding sequence ATGTACGCCGCCGTCGACCTTGGTTCCAACAGCTTCCGCCTGCACATAGGCAAACACGATGGTGACGCCATCCGCGTGCTGAAGAGCATGCGCGAGCCGATACGCCTTGCCGCCGGGCTGGATGCGGCGGGCAATCTGAGCGAGGCCGCCATCCAGCGCGCCATCGCCTGCCTCAAGACGTTCCGCCTGGCGCTGGCCGCCTATGAGCTGGACGCGGTGCGCGTGGTCGCCACCTCGACCATGCGCCAGGCGCGCAATGTAGCCTCCTTCCTGCCGCAGGCCGAGGAGGCCATCGGCTATCCGATCGAGATCATCTCGGGGGAAGAGGAGGGGCGCCTGATCTATATGGGCGTGGCCAATTCCCTGGCCCAGCCCAATGAGCGGCGCCTGGTGGTCGATATCGGCGGCGGCTCCACCGAGCTGATTCTGGGCCGCGGTGCGGATATCGAGCGGGTGGAGTCGTTCAGCGTCGGCAGCGTCAAGCAAAGCCTGTCCTTCTTCGTTGGCGGGCGGGTGGACGCGGCGTCTTTCGAGGCGGCCATCCTGTCGGCGCGCAGCCATTTCGAGGATGGCGCGCCGCCTTACCATCCGCAGTTCTGGAAGCGCGCTTACGGCTCCTCCGGCACCATCCGCGCCATTGCCGAGATCATCGAGAAAAATGGCCTGGGCAAGGGCGACCTGTCGGCGCCCAGCCTGGAAGCGCTGAAAAAGCGCTTCATCGAATTCGGCCACGTCAGCAAGATCGACATGCCGGGGCTGCGCCCCGACCGCGCCGGCACCATCATCGGCGGCCTGGCCATCCTGATCGCCATCGTGCATGAACTGGGCATCAACCAGATGCAGTCCATCGAGGCCGGCTTGCGCATGGGCGTGATGTGGGACCTGTATCTGCGTTCGACCCGGCGCGACCGGCGCGAGCAGTCGGTGCGCCTGTTCATGGAGCGTTTCCATGTCGACCAGGCGCGCGCCGAGCGTGTCGCCAGCGATGCCGTCACGCTGTACGAGCAGATGAAGCCGGGCGCGGAGAACTACAGCCAGCACCTGTTCTGGAGCGCGCTGCTGCATGAATGCGGGGTGGTGGTGTCGCAGACGGGCAGCCATAAGCACGCCTCCTACCTGGTTGAAAACGCCGACCTGCCGGGCTTCACCACCCGCGAGCAGAAGGCCATGAGCCGTCTGCTGCTGGCGCAGAAGGGCAATCTGCGCAAGGTCAGCGAGCTGCTGGGCGAGTCCGATTTCGCCAAGGCGGTGGTGGCGCTGCGCCTGGCGATCCTCTTCATGCACTCGCGCATTGAACTGGATTTCAAGGGCATCAAGCTGCGCATGAAAAATCGTATCGAACTCGAACTGCGGCGCGAATGGGTGGCGGAACATCCCACCGTGGCCTACTGGATGGAGAAGGAGCAGGAGTTCTGGGACGAGGTGGGCGTCGATCTGAGCGTCCGCGCCATCGCCTGA
- a CDS encoding GGDEF domain-containing protein: protein MDIRTLALALALGNLSLCAALFFFDYERRKPLSLSTWALAKQCQAVAWLLLYFRGVLPDFLGGPLANLLLFAGVALDAGAFWDAANRPSWRRVLLPSLVLASLAYLACQFVDGEGGLRVATGAVILGGFYLAGVAALLRFWRGGSMLCRFLTVTMSVLAVVVAARGVLSVLLPEGWSWVSPAIMAGVGYGALYLLMLLNGFGYLLLSREKLQGALDRLETIDALTDVPNRRGFYQALQPWMALARRPGQPTALIILNLDQFKRVNDSYGHPVGDSVLKAMVDVCRKQLRDSDLMGRLGGAEFAVQLPRTSLDDARLVAERIRKAVEGMPVKADKAIIQLTASLGVTTIRAEDTTVSLFKRADEALQAAKLRGRNQVAEAGSPSLEV, encoded by the coding sequence ATGGATATACGCACCCTTGCCTTAGCCCTGGCTCTGGGCAACCTGAGTCTATGCGCGGCCCTGTTCTTCTTTGATTACGAGCGGCGCAAGCCGCTCAGCCTGTCCACCTGGGCGCTGGCCAAGCAATGCCAGGCCGTGGCCTGGCTGCTGCTCTATTTCCGCGGCGTGCTGCCCGATTTCCTCGGCGGCCCGCTCGCCAATCTGCTGCTGTTCGCCGGCGTGGCCTTGGATGCGGGCGCGTTCTGGGACGCCGCCAACCGGCCGTCCTGGCGCCGCGTGCTGCTGCCGTCCCTGGTGCTAGCCTCGCTGGCCTATCTGGCTTGCCAGTTCGTCGACGGCGAAGGCGGCCTGCGCGTCGCCACCGGCGCCGTCATCCTCGGCGGTTTCTACCTGGCCGGCGTGGCCGCGCTGCTGCGCTTCTGGCGTGGCGGCAGCATGCTGTGCCGCTTCCTGACCGTGACCATGAGCGTGCTGGCCGTGGTGGTGGCCGCGCGCGGCGTGCTGAGCGTGCTGCTGCCGGAGGGCTGGAGCTGGGTCAGCCCGGCCATCATGGCAGGCGTGGGCTACGGCGCGCTGTACCTGCTGATGCTGCTGAACGGTTTCGGCTACCTGCTGCTGTCGCGCGAAAAGCTGCAGGGCGCGCTGGATAGGCTGGAAACCATCGATGCGCTGACCGATGTGCCGAACCGGCGCGGCTTCTACCAGGCCTTGCAGCCGTGGATGGCGCTGGCGCGCCGTCCGGGCCAGCCGACGGCCCTGATCATCCTCAATCTCGACCAGTTCAAGCGCGTCAACGACAGCTACGGCCATCCGGTGGGCGACAGCGTGCTGAAAGCGATGGTCGATGTCTGCCGCAAGCAGCTGCGCGACAGCGACTTGATGGGCCGCCTGGGCGGCGCCGAATTCGCCGTCCAGCTGCCGCGCACCTCGCTCGACGATGCGCGCCTGGTCGCGGAGCGCATCCGCAAGGCGGTCGAGGGCATGCCGGTGAAGGCCGACAAGGCCATCATCCAGCTCACGGCCAGCCTGGGCGTGACCACCATCCGTGCCGAAGATACAACAGTGAGCCTGTTCAAGCGCGCCGACGAAGCCTTGCAGGCCGCCAAACTGCGTGGCCGCAACCAGGTGGCCGAAGCCGGGTCGCCCTCGCTGGAGGTTTAA